One genomic segment of Syngnathus typhle isolate RoL2023-S1 ecotype Sweden linkage group LG8, RoL_Styp_1.0, whole genome shotgun sequence includes these proteins:
- the LOC133158407 gene encoding coiled-coil domain-containing protein 85A-like produces the protein MEKSTAHKTQTSKRADGHADDIAKVPDEELLLWGKDELVRWLRKTEAERRGVIVEHGNLMREVNRRLQQHLNEIRSLKDVNQKLQEDNQELRDLCCFLDDDRQKGKRVTREWQRLGRYSSGLMRKEVAIYLQKLKELEQRQNDVMRDNLELKEVCLMLEEERAAAVGQEGSGCRTSIDSQSSLSQLGGGLPASGLLRDVGDGSSTSSTGSTDNPDNFQHKPSPSGPSASPRSLEPPDRLGVMCDSTGRRHSSTPDYHTFPQPCRPRGGSLTNLDPQDFGGRIPEKHRSPKRQPCDSHRKAWCEKGMAKSSPELSQRHRSDSTMGASCGSPEAKKAILGTPEHLRKGKVIVGSPESIRHHHHYKTSPGLEYSKGGNSGGSPKRDMVHRRAAGEEMSPQHQSLYNVLISAGCCTNSCRSVKLWDSFDGS, from the exons ATGGAAAAAAGCACAGCGCACAAAACGCAGACGTCCAAAAGGGCAGACGGTCACGCGGACGACATCGCCAAGGTACCCGACGAGGAGCTGCTCCTGTGGGGCAAAGACGAGCTGGTGAGATGGTTGCGGAAGACCGAGGCTGAGAGGAGAGGCGTCATCGTGGAACACGGGAACCTGATGCGGGAAGTGAACAGAAGGCTCCAGCAACACCTTAATGAGATACGGAGTTTGAAG GATGTGAACCAGAAATTGCAGGAAGATAATCAAGAGCTTCGAGACTTGTGCTGCTTTCTGGACGATGACCGTCAGAAAGGGAAACGAGTGACACGAGAGTGGCAGCGCCTGGGTCGCTACAGCAGCGGTCTGATGAGAAAGGAAGTGGCCATCTACCTGCAGAAGCTGAAGGAGTTGGAGCAGCGGCAGAATGACGTGATGCGAGATAATTTGGAGCTGAAGGAGGTGTGCCTCATGCTAGAGGAGGAGAGGGCTGCTGCTGTCGGACAAGAGGGGTCCGGTTGCAGGACGTCCATTGACAGTCAGAGCAGCCTTTCACAGCTGGGGGGCGGGCTACCTGCATCGGGTCTACTACGTGATGTTGGTGATGGAAGCAGCACTTCCAGTACAGGAAGCACAGACAACCCCGATAACTTCCAGCATAAACCCTCACCATCGGGTCCCAGTGCTAGCCCCAGATCCCTGGAACCCCCTGACAGACTGGGGGTCATGTGCGATTCCACAGGCAGGAGGCATAGCTCCACTCCAGATTACCACACATTTCCCCAGCCGTGCCGCCCACGAGGGGGATCCCTCACCAACCTGGACCCTCAAGACTTTGGAGGACGCATCCCGGAAAAGCACAGGTCCCCCAAAAGGCAACCATGCGACTCCCACCGCAAGGCAT GGTGCGAAAAGGGCATGGCCAAGTCCAGTCCAGAGTTGAGTCAAAGACACCGCTCAGATAGCACTATGGGGGCAAGCTGTGGGAGTCCTGAGGCAAAAAAAGCAATACTTGGAACACCTGAGCATCTAAGAAAAGGTAAAGTGATCGTGGGCAGTCCAGAATCTATACGACACCATCATCACTATAAAACTAGTCCTGGGCTGGAATACAGCAAGGGAGGGAATAGCGGAGGCTCCCCGAAACGAGACATGGTTCACAGGAGGGCTGCTGGAGAGGAGATGTCCCCCCAACACCAGAGTCTGTACAACG TTCTGATATCTGCTGGCTGCTGCACCAACTCCTGCAGGAGTGTAAAGCTTTGGGACAG CTTTGATGGCTCCTGA
- the LOC133157899 gene encoding uncharacterized protein LOC133157899, which translates to MASQRMAQFLFPLLALIFILLCKALCNEGICGAKKICPEYFSVVTPNEDFETRLYVETRWITTQVKSQQLSDVMAAHYRLQGFCDRQKAKGHPIPDGYPVLISAIKAADKLYANMSWFVPNNTEIAITSDTNVWIQTRPMGYVYVRSFGGVPSWETSIEKGEQLQELVTKAGKSFVANHFFGAVYNSSLELRKYKEIWIPAS; encoded by the exons ATGGCTTCACAGAGGATGGCACAGTTTCTTTTTCCATTGTTagcacttatttttattttgctgtgcAAAGCACTGTGCAATGAAGGTATTTGCGGAGCGAAAAAAATATGCCCTGAATACTTCTCTGTTGTTACGCCAAACGAG GATTTTGAAACACGTCTGTATGTTGAAACACGTTGGATTACCACTCAAGTAAAAAGCCAACAATTGTCTGATGTGATGGCTGCACATTACAGATTGCAAGGTTTTTGCGACAGACAAAAGGCAAAAG GTCATCCCATCCCTGACGGCTACCCTGTTCTCATCTCAGCCATTAAAGCTGCAGATAAGCTGTATGCAAACATGTCCTGGTTTGTTCCAAATAACACAGAAATAGCTATAACCAGTGACACAAATGTGTGGATACAAACAAGACCGATGGGTTATGTTTACGTCAG ATCATTTGGAGGAGTGCCAAGCTGGGAAACAAGCATTGAAAAAGGAGAGCAGTTGCAAGAACTCGTGACTAAAGCTGGGAAATCTTTTGTTGCCAACCACTTCTTTGGGGCTGTTTATAATTCTTCCTTGGAGCTGAGGAAGTACAAGGAAATTTGGATTCCTGCATCATAA